The Sphingobacteriales bacterium genomic sequence ATCGAGCGTTAAAGCCATGATGGGGGCCGGCAAAGCAGCGCAAATATTAATTGCCCAAATGAGCACCGAAGACACCTTAACCGATGCTGCCTATTTGCAAAAAGCCGTTGCCATAGCCCAACAATACCCCGAAGCTATTGCAGGCGTAGTAGCTCAACAAAGGGTACACCAAAACCCCGGTATTTTGCAGTTTGTACCGGGTATTCATTTAGTAGCAACCCAAGACGATAAAGGCCAAACCTACAACAGCCCCGAAGTGGCTTTTGCCAAACGCGGCGCCGATTTTATTATTGTGGGGCGCGGTATTTACCAACATCAATCGCCCGACTACGAAGCAGCGCGCTACCAAAATGCCGGATGGGAAGCCTACGAAGCCCTGCTCGATTAATTAGGTTATATAACTTGTGTGAACATAGATGAGCCAATTAATATCTTCCGGATTATACCCGGCCGGAGCGTATTAAGTAGGTGTGTAAAATTAGTTTGTAGTAACGTGAGTTCGGAGATTTACTTAGTAAATTTTAGCAAGATCTACTTGAGGTTTATTGGGGTAAAACTGATAGGCTACCAAGCTAGCGACTATATGGACAAAAGCATTCTGTGGTTTTCTGTGTCTGGTATGTTCTAAGTCAAAAACCGAGGTCAAAATATCATTAATGGCTTCAATCATAGGTCTTTTTTTCAATAAGAGCCTTTCTTCTAAGGACATTAGTCTGTTTTTCATATTCTTTTTGACTTTGGTAATTATTTTTAGTCCTTTTTCAAAAAAGTTGTTCCATAAGGTAGTCAAATAGCCTTTATCGCCAAACAATGTGCCTGATATTTTCTCTAATAGCTTGTTTAAGAGGTCTTTACTATTGTCTGCCACCTGTCCTGTAGTCAAAGCAAAGTCCACGATTTGTCCTTTGTGATTGACTATCAGGTGGAGCTTAAAGCCGAAAAACCACCCCATAGAAGATTTTCCTTTCGAGGCGGTTTGAGCAAAAACTTTATGTTGCTTGGCTCGCAGCATGTCACAAACAGGTAGCGCTTTGGCATCTATGTAATAAATTCCTGTTTTTCTGCTTGCTGGCAGGTTAATTTGGCTAAAATCGCCATAGGAAGAGCAACCCGTTCTATTAACTCTATAAAATAGTTGTAGGATGGGGCAGTAGGAAAATAGGTCTTTAAGTCATTCAAAACCAATGCTTTATAGTAATATTCAAAACATTTATAGCCCGAATAGTGGTAGAAAATCAGAATCGTAAGTATCTCACTTTCCGAAATTTTGGGCACACTACGAGGCCGTGGCATTGTTTTACCTTCGCTAAGCCAATGCTGAGCAACCCATTGTTGCATCAGCAAACAGGCATTATCTACAAAAAAAAATAATTCAAATAACATGGACACATCAAATTTTGTATCTTTGGACTTCATAAAAACAGGGGGTAGTATTGTTTGCAGTTTTGGACACTACAAAGATAACTATGCTCCTGTTTTTATTCCTATCAACTATACTAATCCCCCTATTTTTTATAGCTTAGCTCCGAATTCACGTTTTGTAGTATTAAACTTGCAAATTTTCGCTTCTTGCCATTGATAGGAAACTTGCTCAACTCCGAAGGATTAACCCACCCCTGCGCCCCTACGAGGAGGGAAATATTAAATGCTTCCGAATATAGATGCTTGTCTGAAATATAATTTTTGCAGCCTGTTTTTATCTCCATAGTTTCTTAGTGTCAAGTGTTTAAAACTGCCACATTTTTTAATGCTTAAACAATTTCTATGTGTTTATGTGGTTAATTATATGGTTTAATTCTTAAACAGCTTCGTTGGCAAAACAGAAAATTGTTTAAAAAATTATTATTTTTACTGGATAAATCAAGTTTTTTCCGGAAAATTAACTTAATTTTGACTGTTTTTTAATTTTAATCTGCTTGCCTATTGCGCGTCAATTCCATCCGGATTTTTTTTGTTCTTTAAACTGCAAACATTTTTGTCATGAAAAATTTGCTGCTTGTATTCGTTTTTTTTATTTCGAATGTTTTATTTTATGACAATGCCAATGCCGACTGCTTAAGTTTTGCCGGAAAAATTGGCATAACCAACGCCGACACGTATTGCCTGCCAACGCCCATTGTGCCACCCGCCGAAGATATAAATATTTACGCGCTCGACTCTGCCCAATATAACTTGGCCGAAGAATACAAAACCTGGGCTTTAATTTCGAACGCTTCAAAAACCATTTTATACGTTTTACCCACAGGCGTGTTGACTACTTCCGAAAATACACTGCCAAAAGGAGAAACCTTAACTGCTTGGCTGCTTAATTTTGAACCGTTTGACGCCGGCTACCCCAGCGTAAACCAAAACATGGGTACCCTTATTGCCAACGATGCCATTGACGATTGCTACGCATTAAGCCCACCTTTTAATTTTGTTATTGCCCAGCCCCTTAGCGTTCAATTAAACCAAACCTGCCTAATAAAAACCGCCGAGCCGCTAAGTTTTGTGCCAATGGTCGAGGTGGAAATATCGGGCGGAACACCTGCCCTGCAAAGCGGTGGCACTTATACTTTAAACAATAATTTAGCGCTATTAGGGCAGCCCTTTAACCACACTTTAACTACTGCTACAGGCAGCACAACCAAAGCCTTTTTGGGCTATGCCAATGGCAACCCCTTTGCACCCGGCGACACTATTACGCTGGCACTCGACAACAACGCAGGGGCAGGCTATTTTGCACCCATCCAATTTGTTGCGGCCAACTGCCTGCCGCAGCCCCTTAATTGTTATCAAATAGACAATACCTGCCAAACATGGCAAACAAACATTATACAAAGCACCTATTTAAACCAGCTCAATTTGCAATTATGTAAAGTTGAACACAATTACAGCGACTTAATTGGCGACCTCAACTGGCAAACAAATGGCCTTATAAATTTTACACCTTACGCCAAATTAAAGGGCTTGGTTACCTTAACGCAACAAGTTTGTTTGGGCAAACAATTTATTGGCCGCAACCAAGAGTTGTTGCAGGTAAATTACCAACCTAATACTAATTTTTATGCCGAGTTTCAAATTATTTGCCCTCCTTTAGGAACAGACAAAGATGCAAATAAACGATATGATATTGATGTTGTGCTGTTTAATGGACAACCACCTTATACTATTTCCGGAGACTTTAACGCCACTAATTTTATGAGTACTAATTTTGAGACGACATTATATCAAAACGAGCCTTTCTCGGTGAAAATTGTTGATTCAAAAGGAAAGGTAATTACCTTGTATTATGTGCTTGATGCAAAATGCTCCTGTCTTTAGAATGCTTAAATTCCTTCCGGATAAAATACCTTATTCAGCCGCCTATCAGTGATTTGCACGGAATAATATTTCGTGAAAAAACCGGAAAATTCCTTGCCAGATCAAAATAAAAATTTGAGCTTATCAAAATATATGTCGTGCAGGCTAAATCCGTCAAAAAAATAATTAAAACAAACTCAAAAAGTATAAAATTAAATCCGGAAAACCAAAATAAAAGCGTACCTTTGCGGCTCAATTAGTCAATTTAATAATTTTAATATATTGTTTCCAAATGGCAAACGTAGGTAAAATTAAACAAATAATTGGTGCAGTGGTAGATGTTGAATTTCCCAACGGCCAGTTACCCGATATTTTGAACGCCTTGGTAGTAAAGCGCGAAGGCGGCCAAAAATTAATTTTAGAATGTCAACAACACCTTGGCGAAAGTAGTGTAAAAACCATCGCTATGGACTCGACAGACGGTTTAGTGCGCGGCATGGAGGTTATAGACACCGGCGCACCCATTCAAATGCCTGTTGGCGACCAAATTCGAGGCCGATTGTTTAACGTGGTAGGCGAGGCCATTGACGGCATTGGCCAGGTAAATACCCAAAAAGGCTACCCAATTCACCGCAAACCACCAGCATACGAAGACCTAACCACCGAAGCTCAAATTTTATTTACCGGTATTAAAGTAATTGACCTGCTCGAGCCTTACGCAAAAGGAGGTAAAATTGGCTTGTTTGGCGGCGCAGGTGTGGGTAAAACCGTACTTATTCAAGAGCTGATTAATAATATTGCCTTAGGTTATGCGGGCTTGTCTGTGTTTGCAGGCGTGGGCGAACGTACCCGCGAAGGAAACGACCTTCTGCGCGAAATGGTAGAAGCTAAAGTAATACGCTATGGCGACGATTTTATCGAAAACTTTGAAAAAACTAAAGTTTGGGATATCTCAAAAGTAGATACCAACGAACTTGAAAAATCTTTTTGTACCATGGTGTTTGGCCAAATGAACGAGCCCCCCGGCGCACGCGCAAGGGTGGCCTTGGCCGGATTAACCGTAGCAGAATACTTCCGCGATGGCGATGGCGACTCGGGTGGACGCGATATACTGTTGTTTATTGATAATATTTTCCGTTTTACACAAGCAGGTTCTGAAGTTTCGGCACTTTTAGGCCGGATGCCTTCGGCGGTAGGTTACCAACCCACCCTTGCCACCGAAATGGGTATTATGCAAGAGCGGATTACCT encodes the following:
- a CDS encoding IS982 family transposase, translating into MLQLFYRVNRTGCSSYGDFSQINLPASRKTGIYYIDAKALPVCDMLRAKQHKVFAQTASKGKSSMGWFFGFKLHLIVNHKGQIVDFALTTGQVADNSKDLLNKLLEKISGTLFGDKGYLTTLWNNFFEKGLKIITKVKKNMKNRLMSLEERLLLKKRPMIEAINDILTSVFDLEHTRHRKPQNAFVHIVASLVAYQFYPNKPQVDLAKIY
- a CDS encoding F0F1 ATP synthase subunit beta, with amino-acid sequence MANVGKIKQIIGAVVDVEFPNGQLPDILNALVVKREGGQKLILECQQHLGESSVKTIAMDSTDGLVRGMEVIDTGAPIQMPVGDQIRGRLFNVVGEAIDGIGQVNTQKGYPIHRKPPAYEDLTTEAQILFTGIKVIDLLEPYAKGGKIGLFGGAGVGKTVLIQELINNIALGYAGLSVFAGVGERTREGNDLLREMVEAKVIRYGDDFIENFEKTKVWDISKVDTNELEKSFCTMVFGQMNEPPGARARVALAGLTVAEYFRDGDGDSGGRDILLFIDNIFRFTQAGSEVSALLGRMPSAVGYQPTLATEMGIMQERITSTKRGSITSVQAVYVPADDLTDPAPATTFSHLDATTVLSRKLAALGIYPAVDPLDSTSRILSPKILGEEHYNTAQKVKAILQRYKELQDIIAILGMDELSEEDKMVVHRARRVQRFLSQPFHVAEQFTGLKGVLVPIEETIRGFNMIMDGEVDEYPEAAFNLVGTIDDAIAKGKKILAETK